One genomic window of Sulfurovum lithotrophicum includes the following:
- a CDS encoding O-antigen ligase family protein, whose amino-acid sequence MNILPKLKSEQLGSWLVILYAFTLPISVAINNIFAAFILLFWLLKGNYKQTWQLIKDSKVLQAFLLFFLLHIVGLLWTEDFSWGLHMIKKEWMFLFAPIIMSLVKKEHIRYYVSAFLLAMTLSEIISYLIWFKVIPPIFHASVYDPTPFIHHTSYNPLLAVAIYLMGYFILFDKTLNIKEKAVLGLFIVTMSINMFITGGRAGQVGYLVAVIILFFQYFDKNFFKALLVSFLVVGGVSLTAYFGSQIFQDRIKLAVSQIENFDSDTNSSVGLRINFAINTLEMIKEDPLIGVGTGDFKKRYEEINMEKTPNIASTKQPHNMYLLEMAQFGLVGLFILLYIFYSQIRFAQREMNDLRKKIGIFLPLFFMVIMLSDSYLLGHHTTNLFVLFSAFLYRPFNEKSE is encoded by the coding sequence ATGAACATATTGCCAAAATTGAAAAGTGAACAACTTGGATCATGGTTAGTGATCTTGTATGCTTTTACTTTACCAATTTCCGTAGCGATCAATAATATATTTGCAGCATTCATCTTACTTTTCTGGCTTTTGAAGGGAAATTATAAACAGACGTGGCAATTGATCAAAGACTCTAAAGTATTACAGGCATTTTTACTTTTTTTCCTGCTTCATATCGTAGGGTTGCTTTGGACGGAAGATTTCTCCTGGGGACTGCATATGATCAAAAAGGAATGGATGTTCCTTTTTGCCCCTATAATTATGAGTCTGGTCAAAAAAGAACATATCCGTTACTATGTTTCTGCCTTTTTGCTTGCTATGACGCTATCTGAGATTATCTCCTATCTGATCTGGTTCAAAGTTATTCCCCCCATTTTTCATGCAAGCGTATATGATCCTACACCTTTTATTCATCATACTTCCTATAATCCCCTCCTGGCAGTTGCTATCTATTTGATGGGGTATTTTATTCTGTTTGACAAAACATTAAATATCAAAGAGAAAGCTGTACTTGGATTATTTATTGTGACGATGAGCATCAATATGTTCATTACGGGAGGGAGGGCAGGACAGGTCGGCTATCTTGTTGCCGTTATCATACTTTTTTTTCAATATTTCGATAAAAATTTTTTCAAAGCCCTTTTGGTTTCTTTCTTGGTAGTCGGAGGTGTTTCTCTTACAGCCTATTTTGGCAGTCAGATCTTTCAGGATAGAATTAAGCTGGCGGTCAGCCAGATAGAAAATTTTGATTCTGATACGAATAGCAGTGTAGGTTTGCGAATTAATTTTGCGATCAATACGCTTGAAATGATCAAAGAGGACCCGCTTATAGGGGTGGGGACCGGGGATTTTAAAAAACGTTATGAAGAGATAAATATGGAAAAAACTCCTAACATTGCAAGCACAAAACAACCACATAATATGTATTTACTGGAAATGGCCCAGTTCGGATTAGTGGGCCTTTTTATTTTGCTATATATTTTTTATTCACAGATCAGGTTTGCACAACGTGAAATGAATGATTTGCGCAAGAAAATAGGTATTTTTCTTCCGCTTTTTTTCATGGTGATCATGCTAAGTGATTCCTATTTATTGGGACATCATACAACAAACCTTTTTGTATTGTTCAGTGCATTCCTGTATAGGCCTTTCAATGAAAAAAGTGAATAG